Genomic segment of Mycobacterium botniense:
TATCCGCATCGGCGCACCAGCGTCGTGGGCCTCGGCCGTAGCGGCGCAGCAGCAGTCCCGGGGGCGGTTCCTGGCCGCTACCGACGAGGAGATCCTGGCGGCATATCACCTGGTGGCCGACGCCGAGGGCGTGTTCGTCGAACCCGCGTCGGCGGCGAGCGTCGCCGGTGTGCTCAAGTCCATCGGGGATGGCTGGGTGCCGCGGGGTTCGACGGTGGTATGTACCGTGACCGGCCACGGTCTCAAGGATCCGGACACGGCACTGAAGGATCTGCCGAAGGTAAGCCCAGTGCCCGTTGATCCCGAAGCGGTCGCCGCGGAACTGGGACTGGGCTCGTGAAGGGCCGGTGGTGACTGAGCTGCCTGCGGGTCTGATGGCTAGCGCTCTCGTTGCAGCGTCGAGCGCCAACCTCGGCCCGGGATTCGACTGTATCGGTCTGGCGTTAAGTCTTTACGATGAGATCGTTGTCGAGACAACAGAATCCGGTCTGACCGTCGAGGTTGAAGGTGAAGGAGCCGGGCAGGTACCTCTGGGATCCAGCCACTTGGTGGTACGGGCAATTGAACGCGGGCTGCAGGCGTCAGGAATCAGTGCGCCTGGCTTAGCGGTGCGCTGCCGCAATGCTATTCCGCATTGCCGTGGTGTCGGCTCGTCCGCTGCCGCGGTAGTCGGCGGGCTTGCCGTAGTGAATGGACTTGCTGCGCAGGTTGATTCAATGCCGTTGAGTGAGGCCCAATTGATTCAACTGTCGTCGGAATTCGAGGGTCATCCCGACAACGCCGCAGCGGCGGTATTAGGCGGTGCGGTGGTCTCGTGGATCGACCACGGATGTGATCCGCCCCGCTACGCCGCCGTGCGGCTGCGCCTTCACCCCGATATCCACCTGTTTCCCGCGATCCCCGAGGAGCAGTCCTTGACAGCCGAGACCCGGGTATTGCTGCCGGCGCAGGTCAGCCATGGCGACGCCCGCTTCAACGTCAGCCGCGCGGCGCTGTTGGTGGTGGCTCTCACCGAACGGCCCGACTTGCTGATGGTCGCTACTGAGGATGTGCTTCATCAGCCGCAGCGTGCCCCGGCGATGCCGGCATCTGCGGAATATTTGCGGCTGCTGCGGCGTTATAACATTGCGGCCGTGCTTTCGGGAGCAGGGCCGGCGGTCATCGCATTGAGCACGGAGCCGGAGTTACCCTCCGAGGCGGTCGAGTACGGTACCGCAAATGGGTTTACCGTCAGCGAAATGGCTGTCGGTGACGGAGTTCGTTGGAGTTCTGGTGTTGCAGTCCCCGGCTGAGCCGCGTCCGGACAGGAGAGCGGTTTCTTGCTTCCGGCACCGAAGCGCGTTATCCTCGGAGCCGTCCAGCAATCGCAGCATCTGCATCGCGTCGATACTGTCTTGCCACTAGGACCATACCAAATTCTTCTCGTGGACGATGGTTCGCTGTTCGAGCCGCCGATGGTGGCGATCACCGTTGCAGAGTCGATGATTGGGCGCACTCAGCGAGTTGGCTGAATGCAACAGACCCCTCGCGCGACGCAATCAGCGAGGGAAGAAAGGAAATCCGTGACTGATACGGACCTCATCATGGCCGGCGATAGCACTCAAGACAATGAAGACACCAAGAAGCTCTCGAATGCCGTGACCGCAGACACTGCTACTCCCACCGCGTCCGGCGCCGACCCTGCCGCACCGGCTGCGACCGACGGCGAGTTGTCCGCAGCTGCGGGCAGCATTGCATCGGATGGGGCGCTGACCGCGATGGTGCTGCCCGAGTTGCGGGCACTGGCCAATCGGGCCGGCGTCAAGGGCGCGTCGGGTATGCGCAAGAACGAGCTGATCGCGGCGATCCGGGAAGTTCAGAAACAGGCTAACGGCGCACCCTCCGGTGCACCGTTGTCACAAGACACCGGTGAAGCCGGCGCCGCTGAGTCAGCCGACCAGGCGCCGGGCCGCTCGGCCACCGAGGCATCAGCAGGGGCGCGGCGCGGCGCCGCGGAAGATAGCGGATCGCCCGCCACGGAGGCCGGCGCACACGAAGTCGCCGAGCGGTCCGATGCCGATGGTCGAGAGACCGAGACCAAGACCGAGGAACGCGCATCCGACCCAGACAGTGACCGCGGCGCTGACCACGAAGCGGTGGCTGGACAGCAGGCTCGCGGCGACGAGGACGCCGAGGGCCGTCAAGGGCGTCGAGGGCGGCGGTTCCGCGATCGGCGGCGCCGCGGCGAACGTTCGGGTGACAGCGCTGACGCGGAATTGCGTGACGATGATGTGGTTCAGCCCGTGGCGGGAATCCTCGATGTCCTGGACAACTACGCGTTCGTGCGCACCTCCGGTTACCTTGCCGGTCCGCACGACGTGTACGTGTCGATGAACATGGTGCGCAAGTACGGCTTGCGACGCGGAGACGCGGTGACGGGCGCTGTGCGGGTGCCCAGGGAAGGTGAACAACCCAACCAGCGGCAGAAGTTTAATCCGCTCGTGCGTCTGGACAGCGTGAATGGCGGACCCGTCGAAGACGCCAAGAAACGTCCGGAATTCGGCAAGCTGACCCCGTTGTATCCCAACCAGCGGCTGCGTCTGGAAACGACGACAGAAAAGCTGACCACACGGGTCATCGACTTGATCATGCCGATCGGCAAGGGCCAGCGCGCGCTGATTGTGTCGCCGCCCAAAGCTGGCAAGACCACGATTCTCAAGGACATCGCCAACGCGATTTCCACGAACAACCCGGAATGCCATCTGATGGTGGTCCTGGTCGACGAGCGACCCGAAGAGGTCACCGACATGCAGCGCTCGGTCAAGGGCGAAGTTATCGCCTCGACGTTCGACCGGCCGCCGTCGGACCACACGTCGGTCGCCGAGCTGGCGACCGAGCGCGCCAAGCGGCTCGTCGAGCAGGGCAAAGACGTCGTCGTGTTGCTCGACTCGATCACCCGGCTCGGGCGCGCCTATAACAACGCGTCGCCGGCGTCCGGGCGCATTTTGTCCGGCGGTGTCGATTCGACGGCGTTGTATCCGCCGAAGCGGTTCCTGGGTGCCGCCCGCAATATCGAGGAGGGCGGCTCGTTGACCGTCATCGCGACGGCGATGGTGGAGACCGGCTCACAGGGTGACACGGTGATTTTCGAAGAGTTCAAGGGCACCGGTAACGCCGAACTCAAACTCGACCGCAAGATCGCTGAGCGCCGCGTTTTCCCCGCGGTCGATGTGAATCCCTCGGGCACCCGCAAGGACGAGTTGTTGCTGTCCCCCGACGAGTTCGCTGTCGTGCACAAATTGCGCCGCCTGCTGTCGGGTCTAGACTCCCACCAAGCCATCGACCTGCTCATTTCGCAGTTGCGTAAGACCAAGAACAACTACGAGTTCTTGGTGCAGGTCTCGAAAACGGCACCGGGCGCCCTCGACAGCGACTGATTCGGCTCGGGACAGGTCCCTGCCCCAGCGGCCACTCCCCGGCGTGCGGCCGTCATCCCGGCAACCGCCGGCCCCGGCCGCACCGGTAATGTGCGAGCCTGCGCAATTGGCATGGATCGACCGAAAGTGGTGATGCCATGGCGGAGACGCTTCAGCAACTGCTTCGCGAACGCATGGGCCAGCAGACTGCGGCGGTGAAGTACGGCGATCGGGTTTGGAGTTGGCAGGAGCATCTGGCGGACGCCTCGACCATGGCTGCCGCGCTGATCGGTATCGCCGATCGTCAGCGGCCGCTGCACGTCGGCACCCTGTTGGGCAACACGCCCGAGATGCTCACTGCGATGGCGGCGGCGGCCCTGGGCGGATACGTGCTGTGCGGGATCAATGACACCCGTCGCGGTGGCGCGCTGGCGCGCGACATCCTGCGGGCCGACTGTCAGATATTGCTGACCGATCCCGCGCACCGCCACCTGCTCGACGGTCTCGATCTGCCCGGCGTCCGCGTAGTCGACACCTCGGGCAGCGACTGGTCGGAATTGCTGGCGCGGGCAGCACCGTTAACCCCGCATCGCGAGGTCACGGCCACCGACACCTTCATGATGATCTTTACGTCCGGGACCAGCGGCGAGCCCAAGGCGGTAGCGGTCACCCACCTGACTGTGCTGTTTGCCGGGACGGCGCTGATCGAGCGGTTCGAGATCACCGCAGCCGATGTGTGCTACCTGTCCATGCCGCTGTTTCACTCCAATGCGGTACTGGCCGGCTGGAGTGTGGCGGTGGGTTCCGGCGCGGCAATGGTCCCGGCGACTTTTTCGGCCTCCCGGCTGCTGGCTGACCTGCGGCGCTACGGCGTGACTTACATGAACTATGTGGGCAAGCCGCTGGCATATGTGCTGGCCACCCCGGAGCAGCCCGACGACCACGACAACCCGCTGCGGGTGGCATTCGGCAACGAGGCAACCGATCGCGATATCGCCGAATTCAGCCGCCGCTTCGACTGCACGGTGTGGGATGGTTTCGGCTCCACCGAGGGCGCGATCATCATCACGCGCGAAGAGGGGTGCCCGCCGGGCTCCCTCGGGCGGGGCTTTCCCGGTGTAGCCATCTACAACCCGGACACTCTCACCGAGTGCCCTCCGGCGCGTTTTGATCGCGACGGCGCGTTGGCCAACCCCGAAGAGGCGATCGGCGAACTGGTCAATACGACCGGTGCAGGCCTATTCGCGGGCTACTACAACGATCCGCAGGCCACCGAGGACCGGCTGCGCCACGGCATGTTCTGGTCGGGCGACCTGGCATACCGCGACGAGGACGGCTGGATCTATTTCGCCGGGCGCAGCGCCGACTGGTTGCGCGTGGACGGCGAGAACATGACCACCGCCCCCATTGAACGGATCGTGCAGCGGCTGCCCGCGGTCAACCAGGTCGCCGTGTATGCGGTACCCGACGAACACGTCGGTGACCAGGTGATGGCCGCAGTGGTGTTGCACGATAACGCCGACCTCACACCCGAGGAATTTGGTGAGTTCCTGGCTGGCCAGCCCGACCTGTCGCCGAAGGCGTGGCCGCGGTACGTGTGGGTCACCGACAGCCTGCCGACCACGGCGACCAACAAGATTCTCAAGAGGGAAC
This window contains:
- the thrB gene encoding homoserine kinase; this encodes MVTELPAGLMASALVAASSANLGPGFDCIGLALSLYDEIVVETTESGLTVEVEGEGAGQVPLGSSHLVVRAIERGLQASGISAPGLAVRCRNAIPHCRGVGSSAAAVVGGLAVVNGLAAQVDSMPLSEAQLIQLSSEFEGHPDNAAAAVLGGAVVSWIDHGCDPPRYAAVRLRLHPDIHLFPAIPEEQSLTAETRVLLPAQVSHGDARFNVSRAALLVVALTERPDLLMVATEDVLHQPQRAPAMPASAEYLRLLRRYNIAAVLSGAGPAVIALSTEPELPSEAVEYGTANGFTVSEMAVGDGVRWSSGVAVPG
- the rho gene encoding transcription termination factor Rho, which gives rise to MTDTDLIMAGDSTQDNEDTKKLSNAVTADTATPTASGADPAAPAATDGELSAAAGSIASDGALTAMVLPELRALANRAGVKGASGMRKNELIAAIREVQKQANGAPSGAPLSQDTGEAGAAESADQAPGRSATEASAGARRGAAEDSGSPATEAGAHEVAERSDADGRETETKTEERASDPDSDRGADHEAVAGQQARGDEDAEGRQGRRGRRFRDRRRRGERSGDSADAELRDDDVVQPVAGILDVLDNYAFVRTSGYLAGPHDVYVSMNMVRKYGLRRGDAVTGAVRVPREGEQPNQRQKFNPLVRLDSVNGGPVEDAKKRPEFGKLTPLYPNQRLRLETTTEKLTTRVIDLIMPIGKGQRALIVSPPKAGKTTILKDIANAISTNNPECHLMVVLVDERPEEVTDMQRSVKGEVIASTFDRPPSDHTSVAELATERAKRLVEQGKDVVVLLDSITRLGRAYNNASPASGRILSGGVDSTALYPPKRFLGAARNIEEGGSLTVIATAMVETGSQGDTVIFEEFKGTGNAELKLDRKIAERRVFPAVDVNPSGTRKDELLLSPDEFAVVHKLRRLLSGLDSHQAIDLLISQLRKTKNNYEFLVQVSKTAPGALDSD
- the fadD1 gene encoding fatty-acid--CoA ligase FadD1, which encodes MAETLQQLLRERMGQQTAAVKYGDRVWSWQEHLADASTMAAALIGIADRQRPLHVGTLLGNTPEMLTAMAAAALGGYVLCGINDTRRGGALARDILRADCQILLTDPAHRHLLDGLDLPGVRVVDTSGSDWSELLARAAPLTPHREVTATDTFMMIFTSGTSGEPKAVAVTHLTVLFAGTALIERFEITAADVCYLSMPLFHSNAVLAGWSVAVGSGAAMVPATFSASRLLADLRRYGVTYMNYVGKPLAYVLATPEQPDDHDNPLRVAFGNEATDRDIAEFSRRFDCTVWDGFGSTEGAIIITREEGCPPGSLGRGFPGVAIYNPDTLTECPPARFDRDGALANPEEAIGELVNTTGAGLFAGYYNDPQATEDRLRHGMFWSGDLAYRDEDGWIYFAGRSADWLRVDGENMTTAPIERIVQRLPAVNQVAVYAVPDEHVGDQVMAAVVLHDNADLTPEEFGEFLAGQPDLSPKAWPRYVWVTDSLPTTATNKILKRELRARGTRPQGGVLWNRIGRTATYTRVDQGSADRREHYEISRS